TGGCGCGCCGGAGAGTGACTCGTCGGCGACTCCACCACCTGAAGGAGACACGCATGACGAAGTTCCGTCCGTTGATCGTGGCCGTTGCAAGTGTCGCGGCAATCGGTGGGGGGCTGGCAAGCGCCGCCGCATCCGCCGCCGAGACCGTCAAGATCGCCTGGATCGATCCGCTCTCCGGCCTGATGGGCGCGCTGGGCCAGAATCAGCTGCGCAGCTGGCAGTACATCGCCGAGTTGGCCACGCAGAAGAACTGGGCCGGCGACGGCACCCGGTTCGAGGTGGTGGGCTTCGACAACAAGCTCTCGCCGCAGGAGAGCCTGACGGTGCTCAAGCAGGTGGCCGACCAGGGCATCCACTACATCGCGCAGGGCAACGGCTCCAGCGTGGGCATGGCGCTGGAGGACGCGGTCGCCAAGTACAACGAGCGCAACCCGGGCAAGGAGATCGTCTACCTGAACTACGCGGCGGTCGACCCGGACATGACCAACGGCAAGTGCAACTACTGGCACTTCCGCCTGGACGCGAACTCCGACATGAAGATGGAGGCCCTGACCAGCTACCTGGCCAAGGACCCGGGCGTCAAGAAGGTCTACCTGATCAACCAGAACTACTCGTTCGGCCACCAGGTGGCGCGCGCGGCCAAGGCGTATCTCAAGCGCAAGCGCCCCGACATCGAGATCGTCGGCGAAGACCTGCATCCGCTGGCGCAGGTGAAGGATTTCTCGCCGTACGTGTCGAAGATCAAAGCGTCGGGCGCCGATACCGTCATCACCGGCAACTGGGGCAGCGACCTGGCGCTGCTGATCAAGGCCGGCAAGGACGCGGGCCTGAACGCCAATTTCTACACCTACTACGCCTCGAGTACCGGCGTGCCGACCGCCATGGGCCCCGCCGGCGCCGACCACGTCAAGTACGTCGGCTACTGGAACGTCAACAACGACGGCTTCAAGGGCGCCGACATCGTCGAGGGCTACAAGAAGAAGTACAACGACGACTACTACCTGATGGCGTCGTACACCGGCATCGCGCTGCTGGCCAAGGCCGTCAAGCAGGCCCGGTCCGCCGAGCCGGGCAAGGTCGCCCGGGCCCTGGAGGGGATGAAGGTCGACAGCCTGAACGGCCCGTTCGAGATGCGCGCCTCCGACCACCAGGGCCAGCAGCCGCTCTATATCGCCACCTGGAAGAAGACCGACGGCAAGACCGTGCGCTTCGACCAGGAGAACACCGGCTACGGCTGGAGGACCGATGCGGTGCTCGACCAGTACATCGCGTCGCAGCCGACCTCCTGCCAGATGAAGCGCCCCTGACCTGAAATCAGACGGCGGGTGGTGTGCCGAACGGCCGCCCGGTGCTATCGTGCGGCGATGTTTGAAACGGGCGGGGGCATGGGCCGGCACCGTTGGCCTATGCCCATGCCGCGCCGAGAGGGCTGCAGCGTGGAATTCCTAGTCATCAACCTGTTGAACGGCATCAGCTACGGGCTGCTGCTGTTCATGCTGTCGTCGGGCCTGACGCTGATCTTCAGCATGATGGGCGTCCTCAACTTCGCGCATGCCAGCTTCTACATGCTGGGCGCGTACTTCGCCTACGTCGTCAGCGGATACCTGGGCTTCTGGGCCGCGCTGATCGTGGCGCCGCTGCTGGTGGGCGCGCTGGGGGCGCTGGTCGAGCGCTTCGGCCTGCGCACGGTGCACCGCTACGGCCATGTCGCCGAGCTGCTGTTCACCTTCGGCCTGGCCTACCTGATCGAAGAGGGCGTGAAGCTGGTGTGGGGCCTGCCGGCCGTGCCGTACCGCGTGCCCGAGGCGCTGGACGGGCCGCTGTTCACGCTGTTCACCTCGTCCTTCCCGAAGTACCGCGCCTTCATGATGCTGGTGTCGCTGCTGATGCTGGTGGGCATCTTCCTGCTGCTCACGCGCACGCGCATCGGGCTGGTCATCCAGGCGGCGCTGACGCATCCGGACATGGTCGAGGCGCTCGGCCACAACGTGCCGCGCGTCTTCATGCTGGTGTTCGGCGGGGGCTGCGCGCTGGCCGGGCTGGCCGGGGTGATCGGCGGCAACGCGTTCGTGACCGAGCCGTCGATGGCGGCGGCGGTCGGGTCGATCGTCTTCGTGGTGGCGGTGGTGGGCGGCATGGGCTCGCTGGTGGGCGCCTTCATCGCCTCGCTGCTGATCGGTTGCATCCAGACCTTTGCCGTCACGCTCGATGTGTCGGTGACGAGCCTGCTGGGCAAGCTCGGCGTCGCGCTCAACCCGGACGTGCCGCTGATCTCCGTGTGGAACCTGACCATCGCGCAGGTGGCGCCGGTGCTGCCGTACCTGCTGCTGGTGCTGATGCTGATCTTCCGCCCGCGCGGGCTGATGGGCACGCGGGAGGGATAAGCGCAAATGGACCGCGTCATGTCGCAACAACAGGCGTTGCCCGCCAACGATCGCGCCCGCACCATGCGGTTCAAGCCGCTCAACCTCGCGCGCTGGCTGATCTGGGGCACCACCGCGCTGGTGATGCTCGTGCTGCCGCTGATCTGGCCGCAGGGCTTCGCCATCACGCTGCTCTCGCAGATGGGCATCATGATCATCTTCGCGCTGTCGTACAACATGCTGCTGGGGCAGGCGGGCATGCTGTCGTTCGGGCACGCGGTGTACGCCGGCCTGGGCGCCTTCGTGGCGGTGCATCTGCTCAACCGGATCGGCGCGGCGCCGGCGCTCGGCATCGGCGGGCCGCTGGCGGTGGCGCTGCTGCCGGTCGCGGGCGGGCTGGGTGGGGCGCTGTTCGGCGTGCTGTTCGGCTACGTTACCACCCGGCGGGCCGGCACCACGTTCTCGATGATCACGCTCGGCATCGGCGAGATGGTGTTCGCCAGCGCGCTGATGCTCCCCGACTTCTTCGGCGGCGAGGGCGGCGTGTCGACCAACCGCAGCATCGGCGAGCCGCTGCTGGGCATCAGCTTCGGGCCGGCGCGGCAGGTCTACTACCTGATCGCCGTGTGGTGCCTGATCTCGATGGCGCTGATGTACGCCTGGACGCAGACGCCGCTGGGCCGCCTCGCCAACGCGGTGCGCGACAACCCCGAGCGCGTGGCGTTCGTCGGCTACAACCCGCAGCGGGTGCGCTACCTGGTGGTGATCCTGTCGGCGTTCTTCGCGGGCATCGCGGGGGCGCTGTCGTGCATCAACTTCGAGATCGTGACCGCGGAGAACGTGTCGGCGGTGCGTTCGGGGGCGGTGCTGCTGGCGGCCTTTATCGGCGGCATGGGCACGTTCTTCGGCCCGATCATCGGCGCGGTGCTGACGGTGTTCTTCACGGTGGCGCTGTCCGGCATCACCAAGGCGTGGCTGCTGTACCTGGGGCTGTTCTTCGTGCTGATGGTGATGTACGCGCCGGGCGGCATCGCCAGCCTGCTGACCATGCATGCGCCGATTCTGCGGCGCGGCAAGCTGGGGACGCTGTTGCCGGCCTACGGCGTGGCGATCGTGCCGGCGCTGGTGCTGCTGGCCGCGCTGATCGCCACCGTGGAAATGATCTACGCCGTGCAGGACGACAGCGCGGGTGGCGTGGCGACGCTGTTCGGCTTGTCGGTGCAGCCGGCCACCTGGACGCCGTGGGCCGTCACCGCCGTGCTGTGGGCGGCGGGCGGGGGCGGCCTGCGCATCGCGGCGGGCCGGCTGCGCGCCGCCTGGGATCTCGCCTTGCAGGAGCGTCAGCCATGAGCCAACCGATTCCCGCGCTGGAACTGCGCGACGTCCGCAAGCGCTTCGGCGCGACCGAAATCATCCGGGGCGTGAACCTGACCATCGGCCGCGGCGAGCGCCACGCGCTGATCGGCCCGAACGGCGCCGGCAAGTCGACCACCTTCAACCTGATCTCGGGCCGCTTTGCGCCGAGCGCGGGCAGCGTGCGCCTGAACGGCGAAGAGATCGCCGGACTGGCGCCGTACGAGATCAACCGCAGGGGCCTGTCGCGCAGCTTCCAGATCACCAACATCTTCCACCGGCTGTCGGTGTTCGAGAACCTGCGCTGCGCGGTGCTCTGGTCGCTGGGCTACCAGTATTCGTTCTGGCACCGGCTGGCCGAGCTGCGCGACGCGCGCGAGCTGGCCGAGGCGGTGCTCGAGCAGATCGGCCTGACGAACCGGCGCGATGCCGCCGCCGGCACGCTCACGTATGCCGAGCAGCGTGCGCTGGAGATCGGCATCACCATCGCGGGCGGCGCCGACGTGATCCTGCTCGACGAGCCGACCGCCGGCATGAGCCGCTCGGAGTCCGACCATGCCGTCGACCTGATCCGCAAGGTCACGGTCGGCAAGACGCTGGTGATGGTGGAGCACGACATGAGCGTGGTATTCGGCCTGGCCGACCGCATCTCGGTGCTGGTCTACGGCGAGGTGATCGCCACCGACACGCCCGAGGCCATCCGCAACAACCGCCGCGTGAAGGAGGCCTACCTGGGCACCACGCTGGATGCGAATGAAGCCGCGAATGAAGCCGAATCGGCGGGAGCGCACTGATGGCAGCCACCACGCCCATGCTCGAAGTGCGCGGCCTGCACGCGTACTACGGCAAGAGCCACATCCTGCACGGCGTCGACCTGCACGTGGGGGAGGGCGAGATCGTCGCCCTGCTCGGCCGCAATGGCGTGGGCCGCTCGACGCTGGCCAAGTCCATCATGGGCATGGTCCGCTGCGAGGGGCACATCCTGCTGCGCGGCAAGGACGTGCGCGGCCTGCGCACCTTCGAGGTGGCGCACCGGGGCATCGGCTACGTGCCCGAGAACCGCGACATCTTCCCGACCCTGACCGTGCGCCAGAACCTGCTGCTGGGGGAGAAGCGCAACCCGCGCCAGCCGAGGCCGCGCTGGCAGTTCGACGACATGTACCGCCTGTTCCCTCGCCTCAAGGAGCGTGAGCACACGCCGGCCGGCGTGCTCTCCGGCGGCGAGCAGCAGATGCTGACGCTCTGCCGCACGCTGATGGGCGACCCGGATTTCGTCATCATCGACGAGCCGACCGAAGGGCTGGCGCCGCTGATCGTCGCGCAGGTTGGCGAATACCTGAAGACGCTCAAGGCGCGGGGCATTTCGGTGCTGCTGGTCGAGCAGAAGCTGGCCATCGCGCTCGATATCTCGCAGCGGGTGTATGTGATGGGGCATGGCCAGATCGTCTTCGAGGGGACGCCTGCCGATCTGAAGGCGGATGCGCGGGTTCGGCAGGAGTGGCTGGAGGTCTAGCGGGAGAGGAGCCCCGCACGCTGCCCGATCCGGCAGGCCCGGCCGCGTAGCGGGAAGCGGATGCGTCCCGGCGCGGGCGCATCAACCTGCCGCGCGCGTGGCCCGAACCGGGCACCCTGCCGCGGGCATGCTCAGTTCCCGGCACGGCGTTCGGGGGCCGATCCGTGCCCCGGGGCGCCCGCATCACTGGAGGCGTCGGCTTTCCCACTCCACGACGGCCGGCCTGTGCGTTTTCAGCAAGCGACGAAACCGCAGGAGGCGGCGTTCGTCGGTCAACCGTACCGTCCTGCTGTCCAGTCCGGCTGACTCGCGCGCCGGCGGCACGTCGTGCCGCGCGTCCACTCGTGCCGGGCCTGGCAGGTCGAGCCCTGCCGCATCGCGAGCCGTGCCGGTGAGCGGCGCAATGTCGATGACTGCAATCCGATTCATGAAATACACACGGGCATCGGCATCGGTTTGATGCCTTGCGCATTCCATATGGAATATCGGGTTGTCGCGGAAATTGAGGCGCCGCATGGATGATCAAATTTCCTCATGCGAGCTTGCTGGGGCCATTAATTCGACGGTACCTTGCGACTGCCTAAATCCATTTTAAGGAAAATCTTATGATTTCCTTTTCGATAGGGTGGGCGTGGAATTTGATTTCCACTCGTGATAATGGGGGGATTATCCAGCGCGAATGCAATGGCTGCGGTCAATGCGGGTGGCAAGACATCCGGATGATCCCGCATCGCCCATTGCGGCCGCATCCTGTTTTGAAAAGTGGAGAAGTGCAATGCGACAAAGAAAAATGGGGCGTGGTGCTGCCCTGCTGCTGGCGGCGATGCTGGCCGGTGCGTTGGTAGCCTGCGGCTCGGGCGAGGGCGATAGCGCTTCCGGCTTGTCCGTTTCAGGCGGCACCGCGCAGACGACCGCGCAGACGGCCGGCTCGACCTGCTCCCCGGTCAATGTGCGGGCGACCAGCGGCACCCGCTCGACCGTGCCGCAGCATCCGTGCGTTCCGGCGCTCGCCTATGACGACACCAGCATCACGCTGGCCTGGAACAAGCCGGACATCTATGCCGATGTGGCCGATTACAACGTTTACATGAACGGGACGAAACTCGGCAGCGCATCGGAAAACAATGCGGTGCATTCCGTCGCGAAACGCTATATCGATCGCTTTTATGCGGAGGACACGGCGGGTTTTCACACCAGAATGACCTTTCACAGCTTTCGCGTGACGGGGCTGGCGCCGGATACGGCTTATACCTTCACCATCCGGTCGGTGGATCGTTCCGGAAAGGAATCCGCCGACAGCGTGCCCGTCGTGCACAAGACCGCCGCCGCTTTCACGCGCGTCTACGACGTGGCGAAACTGGGCGCCAGGGGCGATGGCGCGACGCTGAATACGGCCGTCATCCAGAAGGCGATCGACGACTGCGCCGGCACGTCCACCACGGCGTACGGGTGCAAAGTGCTGATTCCCGCCGACGATGCGGGCGGCGCCGTGTTTGTGAGCGGCGCCCTGTTCCTCAGAAGCAACATGACACTGGAGGTTGCCAAGGGCGCGACGTTGCGCGGGTCCGCCGACGCGGCGGATTACCCGCTCGCCAAGGGGTACCAGCTGTACAGCTATTTCACCAACGTGACGGACGATCGCCGTCCGCCGTCGTTGCTGAATACGCTCAGTCCCGCGCACATGAACGGCGCGACGGCATTGGCCGACCACCAGGGCTACGACGACAGGCGCGGGGTGTTCAGCAACATCCGGGTCACCGGCAAGGGCACGCTGGACGGCAGCGGATGGGTGCGCCGCGGCACCGACACGATCGATGAGGTCGGCAACCGTCTCGCCAGCTTCGCGCCCGGCAATGCCAGCAAGTGGAGCACCCTCGGCGTGCTGGCCAAGCGCCAGATGCTCGCGGCCCAGGCCGAAGCCGGCGGCACGCTCGACTCGACCCAGAACGCGAACTACTACAGCAACCGCCGATCGAGCCTTGCCACCTTTCGCGGCACGCGCAACCTCTATTTCGGCGATCTGACGCTGACCAACCCGGCGCTCCATGGCGTCATGTTCATCGAGAGCGACAACATGGTGTTCGCCAACACGGTCACGCAGACGTTCGATATCAACAACGCGGACGGCGTGGAATTCGGCAACAGCAGCAACGCCGTCGTGTTCAACAATTTCATCGACAGCGGCGACGACAACATCAACTTTGCCGCCGGTCAGGGCAAGAACTACGAGGGGGGCACGCCCCAGCAGTACGCATGGATCTTCAACAACTACATGCGCGAGGGCCACGGGGGTGTGGTGGCCGGCAGCCATACCGGCGCGTGGATCCAGGACATCCTCGCCGAGGACAACGTGATGTTCATGACCGACAACGGGCTGCGCCTCAAGAGCACGCCGGCCACGGGCGGCGGCGCGCGGCGCATCGTATTCCGCGACACCGCCATGCGGGAGGTCGGCACCAAGAACAGCGTGTCGGCAGGGGGGCAGACCTTCGCCAACAACACCAATGGCAGCCCGTTCATTCTCACGTTGTCGTATAGCGCCGGCAGCAACGTGTTCAACAACGCAGCCGCCGCGGCCCAATTCCGCGATATCACCGTCAATCGCGTGACGATCGACAACGGCAATCCGGGCACCGGTGGGGCGATGATCTCGGTGGACGGCTATGACGGCACCGATCCGTCGCTGGGCTATCCCGAAACGTTCCACGAGAACGTGCTGTTCGACACGGTGAGCATCACCCGCGCGAAGCCCGCCAGCATCAGCCGCCTCAAGGACAGTACCTTCAAGGACGTGACGATCACGAACTGGGGCACAGCGGCGACGCCCTGGTCGATTCGCGACGCTTCCGGGCTGACCTTCAGCAACGTGAAGCCGGCGCCCTAGTCGCGCTGCCGATGGCCGGCCTTGAGCCCCGGTGCCGGCCTGGCGCCGCCCGCTCCGATTGGCGCGCGGTGCCGGCCAGGGCCCGGCGTCAATGACGGCAGCCGCGCGGCGCGTGGCGCGCCGCGCCTCGGCAGGCTAATCCGCGGCCACGCCCGGCAGCGCGGCCCCGCCATCCCCGGCCTGCGCAGCCCGGATGTGCCGCGGGCTGAACTGCATCCGCTCGTACCGCACAAACCGCGTCTTGTAGCGCCACCGGTACCCCAGCCAGATCGCCACGAACAGAAACACCCCGCAATACGTGGCGACGAAGGCGCCGAAGTTGTCGATCGGCGCGAACAGCGCCTTGGTGTTCTGTCCGAGGATGATGATCACGCACAGGGCGGCCACCAGGATCGGCCCGAACGGGAAGAAGGGCGAGCGGTATTCGAGCTGATCGACCGTGTGGCCCTGATGCAGAAAGCCCTTGCGGAAGCGGTAGTGCGCCAGCGCGATGCCGAACCAGGCGATGAAGCACGTCACCGCCGAGGTATTGAGCAGCCACAGGTACACGACCTGGTCGCCGAAGAGCGAGCTGAAGAAGCACAGCGCGCCCACCGCCGAGGTGGCCAGCAGCGCCCGGTGCGGCACGCCGTTGCCCGAGACCCTGGCGAACCACCGCGGCGCCTGGCCTTCGAGCGCGAGGTCGTAGAGGATGCGCGTCGAGACATACAGGCTCGAGGTGCCGGACGACAGCAGCGCGGTCAGCACCACCGCGTTCATCATGCCGGCGGCGAAGGCGAGGCCGGCATGCTGGAACACCAGCGCGAACGGGCTTACGCCGATGTCGGTGGCCTCGTTGCGCAGCAGGTTCGGATCGGTGTACGGCAGCAGCACGGCGATGATCAGGATCGCCAGCACGTAGAACAGCAGGATGCGCCAGAAGGTCTGGCGGATGCCGCGCGGAATGGTGCGGGCGGGGTTCTCCGCCTCGCCGGCGGCCACGCCGATGGTCTCGACGCCCTGGAACGAGAACCCGGCGATCATCGCCACGCCGATCATCGCCGGCAGTCCGCCCACGAACGGCGCGTCGCCCACCGTGAAGTTGTGCCAGCCCGACTGCGGCCCGCCTTTCATGATGCCGAAGATCATCGCCAGCCCGATCAGCAGGAACACGACGATGGTCACCACCTTGATCATCGAGAACCAGTATTCCGCCTCACCGAAGCCGCGCACCGAGAACGCGTTGAGCACGAACATCAGCAGCAGGAAGGCGGCGCTCCAGACCATGCCCGAGACGCCGGGGAACCAGTACTTCATCACCAGCTGCGCCGCCGCCAGCTCCACCGCCACGGACACCGCCAGCGCAAACCAGTAATTCCACCCCAGCGCAAAGCCGAACCCTTCCTCCACGTACAGCCGGCTGTACGTGACGAAGGAGCCCGACACCGGCAGGTGCACCGCCAGCTCGCCGAGGCTCGTCATCAGGCAGTAGACCATCACGCCGATCAGCGTGTAGGTGAACAGGGCGCCGCCCGGGCCGGCCTGCGCGATGGAGGCGCCGGAGGCGACGAACAGCCCGGTGCCGATGGCGCCGCCGAGGGCGATCATCGTCAGGTGGCGCGCGCGCAGGCGCCGGCGCAGCTCGGACTGGCCCTCGAGGCCGGTGGGGGTGATCGGTGTATGCATAGTGGGTGGCGCCTCTGCGGGACGTCCATCAATCAAATGCCAGCCGGGCACCTGGGCACCCGGCTGGCCGGAACCTCAACGCTGCGGGCTCGTCGCGGCGGCCGGCAGCCCGGGGGCGGCGGGCGCTTCGCCCGGCGGGTCGCGCGTGACGGGCGGGCGCGGGAAGCGCATGTCCTGGTAGCGGATGATGCCGCCGCCGCGCACCAGCCGGTAGCCTAGCCAGACCGCGAAGAAGATCGGGATGCCGATATAGGTGGCGGTCACCTCGGCCCAGTCGACCCGGCCGCTGGCGAAGGCCTGGTAGTTCTGGCCCAGGGTGATGACCAGGCACAGCCCGAACGCGAACAGCGGGCCGTACGGAAAGAACGGCGAGCGGTAGGGCAGCAGCGCCGGGTCGTGGCCCTGCAGCACCAGGCCCTTGCGGAAGCGGTAATGGCTGGTCGCGATGCCCAGCCACGCGACGAAGCCGGTCATGCCCGAGGTGTTGAGCAGCCACAGGTAGACGGTCTTGTCGCCGTACAGCGAGCTCAGGAAGCACAGCGCGCCCACGGCGGTGGTGGCCAGCAGCGCATTGCGCGGCACGCCGTTCTTCGATAGCCGCGCGAACAGGCGCGGCGCGCGGCCTTCGGTGGCGAGGTTGTAGAGCATGCGCGTGGACGCATACATGCCCGAATTGCCCGCCGACAGCACCGCCGTCAGGATCACCGCGTTCATCAGCCCGGCGGCAAAGGCCAGGCCGGCATGGCGGAAGACCAGCGTGAACGGGCTCACGCCGATGTTGGCGACCTCCGTCGACAGCAGGTTCGGATCGGTGTACGGCACCAGTGCGCCGATGATGAAGATCGCCAGCACATAGAACAGCAGGATGCGCCAGAACACCTGCCGGACCGCGCGCGGAATGGTGCGCGCCGGGTCGGCCGATTCGCCCGCCGCCACGCCGATCAGCTCGGTGCCCTGGAACGAGAACCCGGCGATCATCGTCACGCCGATCATCGCCGGCAGCCCGCCCACGAACGGCGCCTCGCCGAGGGTCAGGTTGTGCAGGCCCGATGCCGGCGCGCCCTTGATGATGCCGAAGATCATCGCCAGGCCGATCGCGATGAAGCACAGCACGGTGACGACCTTGATGAGCGCGAACCAGTATTCCGCCTCGCCGAAGCCGCGCACGGAGATCGCGTTGAGCAGGAACATCACCGCCAGGAAGCCCGCGCTCCACAGCACGCCCGGCACCTCGGGAAACCAGTAGTGCATGACCAGCTGCGCGGCGGCCAGCTCCACCGCGATCGTCACCGCCCAGTTGTACCAGTAGTTCCAGCCCAGCGCGAAGCCGAAGCCTTCGTCCACGTAGCGCGCGCCGTAGGTGGCGAACGAGCCCGGCACCGGCATGTAGGCGGCGAACTCGCCGAGGCTGGTCATCAGGAAGTAGACCATCGTCCCGATCAGCACGTAGGCGGCCAGTGCGCCGCCGGGGCCGGCCTGCGACACCGACGCGCCCGAGGCGACGAACAGCCCGGTGCCGATCGACCCGCCGATGGCGATCATGGTGAGGTGGCGCGCACGCAAAGTCCGGCGCAAGCCCGGCGTCCCGGCGGACGCGGTGGTGTGTTCTGACATGGATGCAGAATCGGACGGTTCCGATCGGATCGCGAACGAAATCCGTCTAATGTGATGGAGCGTTCCCGCTGCCCGGTAGGTGCCACGGGACGAAAGGCGCGACTCTATCAAAACCGTCATCCCGCGGGTAAAAAATCGGGATACGCATACGCGCGTTTGACGCCGGGAGCCGGCCGCCAGGGCGCGCCGCGCCGCCCTCAAATAGAAATTGAACGACCGTGCTATTTTGTGTATTCTCTATCGGGTCGCGGCGAGCGCCGCGCGAGATAACAATCCGATCTGCGAGACAGTGCAACCGCGAGGCCCGGCGTGCCGTTTGCCGTCCCCCGCACCACCAAAGGAACCAGCATGACAGCGGAGTACAAGGTCCAGGACGGCGTTGCCGTGATCACGCTCAGCAACCCGCCGGTCAACGGTCTGGGCCACGCCACGCGCCTCGGCATCGTCGAGGGCATGGTCAGGGCCGGTGACGACCCCGACGTCAAGGCCATCGTGATCACCGGTGCCGGCAAGGCCTTCTCGGGCGGTGCCGACATCCGCGAGTTCAACACGCCCAAGGCCATGCAGGAGCCGACGCTGCATGCCGTCATCCAGGCGGTGGAGTCGAGCGGCAAGCCGGTGGTCGCGGCCATCCATTCGGTGGCGATGGGCGGCGGGCTGGAGCTGGCGATGGGCTGCCACTACCGTGTGGCCGCGCCGGGCGCGCAGATCGCGCTGCCCGAGGTGAAGCTGGGCATCCTGCCGGGGGCGGGCG
The sequence above is a segment of the Ralstonia nicotianae genome. Coding sequences within it:
- a CDS encoding amino acid permease, which encodes MSEHTTASAGTPGLRRTLRARHLTMIAIGGSIGTGLFVASGASVSQAGPGGALAAYVLIGTMVYFLMTSLGEFAAYMPVPGSFATYGARYVDEGFGFALGWNYWYNWAVTIAVELAAAQLVMHYWFPEVPGVLWSAGFLAVMFLLNAISVRGFGEAEYWFALIKVVTVLCFIAIGLAMIFGIIKGAPASGLHNLTLGEAPFVGGLPAMIGVTMIAGFSFQGTELIGVAAGESADPARTIPRAVRQVFWRILLFYVLAIFIIGALVPYTDPNLLSTEVANIGVSPFTLVFRHAGLAFAAGLMNAVILTAVLSAGNSGMYASTRMLYNLATEGRAPRLFARLSKNGVPRNALLATTAVGALCFLSSLYGDKTVYLWLLNTSGMTGFVAWLGIATSHYRFRKGLVLQGHDPALLPYRSPFFPYGPLFAFGLCLVITLGQNYQAFASGRVDWAEVTATYIGIPIFFAVWLGYRLVRGGGIIRYQDMRFPRPPVTRDPPGEAPAAPGLPAAATSPQR